The genome window GCTCTGCTCTTGTGGCGCGTTGAGTGCGAGGATGATCGAGCCGAGGATACACAATATGCACCCGATCCAGCCCTGTGTGTGAGCTGGTACAGGGGTATTGTGAGCTTACGAAGAACGTGAGTGTTTCCTTGAGGAAGAAGTGGGAGAGGACGGCCGCAACGACGACTGAGACGGAACCAAGGGGCGTGACGAGAATGGCAACTGTGAATGCGTAGGCCACAAAGTTGAGAATCTGTCGTCAGCCACACACTCTGGAGAAGCACAGCGCATTGCAGGGCACACTACTCACCTCGCCAATGACCATCATAGTCATGCCCGTCCACCACAGTGGGCTCTTGAGGTACGCGTGtccctcgccaacctcgttCCCTGCTTTTGCGGTTGACTTGATCAGtcccttcttcttgacgACGAACCTAGAGTAAGCTGTGCGCCCCTTCTTACACCCACGAAGAGCCAATGAACAAGCCGGACCCGACGGCGAGACACACGCCGATAATCTTGAACGAAGGGTTCGAGCCGACGTTCAATCCGTGCCCGGAACTggaggctgcggcggcgctctCCGTCGGTGAGGCGGTGGGATcagcgcgcgcagcgaGCCACGCCGCTGCTTTCATGGCCTCCATAATGGAGGTATGTGTGTGTGTTATATGTGGCTGGTGCTAGTGTAGGATGGTAAGATGTGGGTGTGGAATTGTTTGTGTCGTCtgatggcggcgagggccggGCCGAAACCTGACGAGACAATTGCTTGGCAGAGGTCGTGGTCAGGACCAATTTGGGCCACGCTTAAAGTCCGAGTGCAAGTTGGTGATGTGGGCGAttgtgatggtgatggtgaaTGGTTGAGGGCCGTCAAGGCGATGTATATGTAGTTGTGAAGATGTCAAAGCTCGTCTACAGGAATAGATATGGTGAACAAGGTAGAGGGATGTGGTGGATGACAGGATAACCAGAGAGTAAAGGATGAACACGAGGAGGCAGTGCGTCGTTTCTTGCTCGGTTACAGCTGTGTAGCATGTGTAGTTTGAGTACAGTAATGACACAATACAATTATTATATAAATGGGCTATTACATTGCACTGCATTGCATTTACAATCCACCGCAGTTTCTGGGGTTTCAAGGTCAAGAGTGTGGGTCAATTTCAGGGAAGTTCAATGAGTGTTACCCCTTTCACACCCAGCAATATGGCACCCTCAGGGCATGGGTCTTCGAATGATGCACAACCCCACAATCCCACGTGGCCCCAATTTAAGTCCCCGCGCACCTATCATATTTCTGATGTCAATCAAGTAGGCTTGCTGACGGTAGTCACGTGGTAAGTAGGCTTGTGAGCCCTGGTAGAGACGGTGACCGCATCCCGCGTTTTGACGCGTCGTTGATATTGCGTCACTACTAGCAGTACTAGCACGACTACTACTACTACTAGTAACCCTCGAATAACGCGGAGACCGCGAGACCGCAAGACTGTGAGACCTGCAGACCCGGGTGCGCCACGGTCAGGAATAACCGGGGCACATGTCCATTCCCTCCGTAACCTCTTTAGCTCTTAAGACGCCCCGCACTCTACACTCAGCACTCTTCTTATCTCCCATCACTTCACTTGTTTCTCTTCTCACCACATATACCACATACCCTACACTCACACTAATATGTCCGACCTTAAGGAGACTGGTTTCAAGTCTGGCGACATCTTTGCCGTAAGCTGCTATCACTGCttagctgacatcaggccGTCGCCGCAGCGTTTGCGGGCctggacgacgccgagaagcAGAAGCAGATTAAGAAGGTGCGTCTTGACTAGGGAACACCTTGCCATtgatgaagaggatggacgagctcatACCAGACCAACGGCATCTTCCAGATCAACGTCGAGACCAGCGACAAGAAGTCCCAGACTTGGGTCATTGACCTCAAGCAGGACGGCACGGTCACCAAGGGTGCCGGCAAGAAGCCCGGTGAGTTTATTGGCTGAGTGGGCAGAAGGATGATGCTGACATCAGACGTGACTGTCAACCTCGGTGACGGTGGGTATTGGCAGAGATTGGCGTGGCGAGGCGTGGCGATGGGCGCAGAGGTACCAGTAGGGCACAGCTAACGTTAGACACTTttgtcgcgctcgcagacggcaagctcaacgCCCAGAAGGCGTTCATGACCGGCCagctcaaggtcaagggcAACATTATGCTCGcgaccaagctcgacgGTGTGCTCAAGGCGtccaagggcaagctcTAGGTGGCGTGGCGTGGACCAGCGTGCAACCGTCCAGTTGGCTGGCCTGCAGTTGTGTTGTGCAGGCGGGCGAATAAACGGGCAGCAGAGAGGAACAGGATAGCAGCACTTGTTGTACGAGATGCAGCGTGAGCGCAGCCAAGCATAAGTGTGAGCAGGGGAGTGAGCTCATTGAATGAATGATTAAGCACTCGGCGGAGAGGGTGACGGGCTGTCG of Cutaneotrichosporon cavernicola HIS019 DNA, chromosome: 4 contains these proteins:
- a CDS encoding uncharacterized protein (SCP-2 sterol transfer family), which produces MSDLKETGFKSGDIFAAVAAAFAGLDDAEKQKQIKKTNGIFQINVETSDKKSQTWVIDLKQDGTVTKGAGKKPDVTVNLGDDTFVALADGKLNAQKAFMTGQLKVKGNIMLATKLDGVLKASKGKL